One region of Clostridiales bacterium genomic DNA includes:
- the rpsG gene encoding 30S ribosomal protein S7, with amino-acid sequence MPRRGNVPKREILPDPMYNSVLVTKLINSVMLDGKKGVAQKVVYDAFDIIKEKTGKEPLDAFTEAMNNIMPSLEVKARRVGGATYQVPMEVRPERRQTLGLRWLTGYARKRSEKTMKERLAGEIMDACNNTGAAVKKREDTHKMAESNKAFAHFRW; translated from the coding sequence GTGCCCAGAAGAGGTAACGTTCCCAAAAGAGAAATTTTGCCGGATCCGATGTACAACAGCGTTCTGGTGACCAAGCTCATCAACAGCGTGATGCTCGACGGCAAAAAGGGTGTTGCTCAGAAGGTCGTGTACGATGCTTTTGACATCATCAAGGAAAAGACCGGCAAGGAACCGCTCGATGCGTTTACCGAAGCCATGAATAACATCATGCCGAGCCTCGAAGTCAAGGCCCGCCGCGTCGGCGGTGCGACCTACCAGGTTCCTATGGAAGTGCGTCCTGAGAGACGCCAGACGCTCGGCCTGCGCTGGCTGACCGGCTATGCCCGCAAGCGCAGCGAAAAGACCATGAAGGAGCGCCTCGCAGGCGAGATCATGGATGCCTGCAACAACACCGGCGCTGCTGTGAAGAAGCGCGAAGACACGCACAAGATGGCCGAGTCCAACAAGGCGTTCGCACACTTCCGCTGGTAA
- a CDS encoding DNA-directed RNA polymerase subunit beta gives MPKAVTYGKTERMSFARHEEIQSMPNLLEIQKNSYKWFLEEGLRDVFKDVDVITDYSGNLELRFVDYSMDENPKYTEEECKARDATYAAPLKVSVRLRNKETEEIKEQEIFMGDFPIMTPSGTFVINGAERVIVSQIVRSPGVYYDKKTDKAYNSTYGTTVIPYHGAWLEYETDLNDIFNCRIDKNRKLPVTWFIKAMGAYKADNPNTWLSCIPDMTTGVVTNEQIKEVFDNDARIVATLDKDTCNSREEALVEIYRKLRPGDPPTVESSETLLEGLFYDRRRYDISNVGRYKFNKKLGLRGRIAGFALAAPVADPMTGEIIAEAGEVLTRERAEEIAEAGVNDVYLDVDGKSIRVFGNGMVDMKHYVDFDPAELGVKELVRGVILRQLMEQYEGDALKEAIEENLDLLIPKHIIADDMFASINYLCCLAHGIGEPDDIDHLGNRRVRSVGELLQNQFRIGFSRMERVIRERMTLQDLDAVTPQSLINIRPVTASIKEFFGSSPLSQFMDQTNPLAELTHKRRISALGPGGLSRERASFDVRDVHYSHYGRMCPIETPEGPNIGLISYLASYARVNEYGFLVTPFRRVEKGTCRVTDDVEYMTADVEDRYIVAQASEPVDENGCLINERITCRHRDEIVEVDRDRVDYIDISPRMMVSIATAMIPFLENDDANRALMGANMQRQAVPLMVTEAPIVATGIEHKLCVDSGVVILAEDDGVVLAVSADSVKVRYDSGEIKDYKLIKFARSNQGTCINQRPIVAVGDRLNKGDVIADGPATSQGEIALGKNLLVGFMTWEGYNYEDAVLINERLVMEDVYTSIHIEEFECDARDTKLGPEEITRDIPGVGDDALKYLDDRGIICVGAEVRSGDILVGKVTPKGETDLTAEERLLRAIFGEKAREVRDTSLKVPHGEAGIVVDVKRFTRENGDEMSPGVNEVVRVYIAQKRKISVGDKMAGRHGNKGVVSRILPREDMPYLPDGTPLDIVLNPLGVPSRMNIGQMLEVHLGYAAQALGWKVATPVFNGANEVTIRETLNKAGLREDGKSVLYDGRTGQKFDNDVTVGWVYFLKLHHLVDDKIHARSTGPYSLVTQQPLGGKAQFGGQRFGEMEVWALEAYGAAYTLQEILTVKSDDVTGRVRTYEAIVKGENIPQPGVPESFKVLIKELQSLCLDVRILDENGDEIELKDDEDDYIPGMRDEMSYKSDDDEITGSGFTIEDVPVEEDDSLSAFGDAGDDDYTDDSDKEEE, from the coding sequence ATGCCAAAGGCAGTCACCTATGGAAAAACCGAACGAATGAGCTTTGCCCGTCACGAGGAGATCCAGAGCATGCCGAATCTTCTGGAGATCCAGAAGAATTCGTACAAGTGGTTCCTCGAAGAGGGCCTGCGTGATGTGTTCAAGGATGTGGACGTCATCACCGACTACTCCGGCAACCTCGAGCTGCGCTTCGTGGACTATTCCATGGACGAGAACCCGAAGTACACCGAGGAAGAGTGCAAAGCGCGCGACGCCACGTATGCGGCCCCACTGAAGGTCAGCGTCCGCCTGCGCAACAAGGAGACCGAGGAGATCAAGGAACAGGAGATCTTCATGGGCGATTTCCCGATCATGACGCCCAGCGGCACCTTCGTTATCAACGGTGCGGAGCGCGTCATCGTCTCGCAGATCGTGCGTTCCCCCGGCGTGTACTATGATAAGAAGACCGACAAGGCCTACAACTCCACCTACGGCACGACCGTCATCCCGTACCACGGTGCCTGGCTCGAGTACGAGACCGACCTCAACGACATTTTCAACTGCCGCATTGATAAAAACCGCAAGCTGCCCGTGACCTGGTTCATCAAGGCCATGGGCGCCTACAAGGCGGACAACCCGAACACCTGGCTGTCTTGTATCCCGGATATGACGACCGGCGTCGTCACGAACGAGCAGATCAAGGAAGTGTTCGACAATGACGCGCGCATCGTCGCCACGCTCGACAAGGACACCTGCAACTCCCGCGAGGAGGCGCTCGTCGAGATCTACCGCAAGCTCCGCCCGGGCGATCCCCCGACGGTCGAGAGCTCGGAGACGCTGCTCGAGGGCCTGTTCTATGACCGCCGCCGCTACGACATTTCGAACGTCGGCCGCTATAAGTTCAACAAGAAGCTCGGCCTGCGCGGCCGTATCGCCGGCTTTGCGCTGGCAGCACCGGTCGCCGACCCGATGACCGGTGAGATCATTGCTGAGGCGGGCGAGGTGCTCACGCGCGAGCGCGCCGAGGAGATCGCCGAGGCCGGCGTCAATGACGTCTATCTGGACGTGGACGGCAAGTCCATCCGCGTGTTCGGCAACGGCATGGTCGACATGAAGCACTATGTGGACTTTGATCCCGCCGAGCTCGGCGTCAAGGAGCTCGTGCGCGGCGTGATCCTGCGCCAGCTCATGGAGCAGTACGAGGGCGACGCGCTCAAGGAAGCCATCGAGGAAAACCTCGACCTGCTCATTCCGAAGCACATCATCGCGGACGATATGTTCGCGTCCATCAACTATCTGTGCTGCCTGGCGCACGGCATCGGTGAGCCGGACGACATCGACCATCTCGGCAACCGCCGCGTGCGCAGCGTGGGCGAGCTGCTGCAAAACCAGTTCCGCATCGGCTTCAGCCGCATGGAGCGCGTGATCCGCGAGCGCATGACGCTGCAGGATCTCGACGCCGTGACCCCGCAGTCGCTCATCAATATCCGCCCCGTGACGGCCTCCATCAAGGAGTTTTTCGGCAGCAGCCCGCTGTCCCAGTTCATGGACCAGACCAATCCGCTGGCAGAGCTGACGCACAAGCGCCGTATCTCCGCCCTCGGCCCCGGCGGCCTGTCGCGTGAGCGCGCGAGCTTCGATGTCCGTGACGTGCACTACAGCCACTACGGCCGTATGTGCCCGATCGAGACGCCTGAAGGCCCGAACATCGGCCTGATCAGCTACCTCGCGTCCTATGCCCGCGTGAACGAGTACGGCTTCCTCGTGACGCCGTTCCGCCGCGTGGAGAAGGGCACCTGCCGCGTGACCGACGACGTCGAGTACATGACGGCGGACGTTGAGGACCGCTACATCGTCGCGCAGGCGAGCGAGCCGGTCGACGAAAACGGCTGCCTCATCAACGAGCGTATCACCTGCCGCCACCGCGACGAGATCGTCGAGGTCGACCGTGACCGCGTCGACTATATCGACATTTCCCCGCGCATGATGGTCTCCATCGCAACGGCCATGATCCCGTTCCTGGAAAACGACGACGCGAACCGTGCCCTCATGGGCGCGAACATGCAGCGTCAGGCCGTGCCGCTGATGGTCACGGAGGCACCGATCGTCGCCACCGGCATCGAGCACAAGCTGTGCGTGGACTCCGGCGTGGTCATCCTCGCCGAGGACGACGGCGTGGTGCTGGCCGTCTCGGCCGACAGCGTCAAGGTGCGCTACGACAGCGGCGAGATCAAGGACTACAAGCTCATCAAGTTTGCCCGCTCCAACCAGGGCACGTGCATCAACCAGCGCCCGATCGTTGCGGTCGGCGACCGCCTGAACAAGGGCGACGTCATCGCCGACGGCCCGGCCACCTCGCAGGGCGAGATCGCGCTCGGCAAGAACCTGCTGGTCGGCTTCATGACCTGGGAAGGCTACAACTACGAGGACGCCGTTCTCATCAACGAGCGTCTGGTCATGGAGGACGTTTACACCTCCATTCATATTGAAGAGTTCGAGTGCGACGCGCGCGACACGAAGCTCGGCCCCGAGGAGATCACCCGTGATATCCCCGGCGTCGGCGACGATGCGCTCAAGTATCTCGACGACCGCGGCATCATCTGCGTCGGCGCAGAGGTGCGCAGCGGTGATATTCTGGTCGGCAAGGTCACGCCGAAGGGCGAGACCGATCTGACCGCCGAGGAGCGCCTGCTGCGCGCCATCTTCGGCGAAAAGGCGAGAGAGGTCCGCGACACTTCCCTCAAAGTCCCGCACGGCGAGGCCGGCATTGTGGTCGATGTCAAGCGCTTCACCCGCGAGAACGGCGACGAGATGTCTCCCGGCGTCAACGAGGTCGTGCGCGTCTACATCGCGCAGAAGCGTAAGATCTCCGTCGGCGACAAGATGGCCGGCCGCCACGGCAACAAGGGCGTCGTGTCCCGCATCCTCCCGCGCGAGGATATGCCGTACCTGCCGGACGGCACGCCGCTCGATATCGTCCTCAACCCGCTGGGCGTGCCTTCCCGTATGAACATCGGTCAGATGCTCGAGGTGCATCTGGGCTACGCCGCGCAGGCGCTCGGCTGGAAGGTCGCAACGCCGGTCTTCAACGGCGCAAACGAGGTCACCATCCGCGAGACGCTCAACAAGGCCGGCCTGCGTGAGGACGGCAAGAGCGTGTTGTACGACGGCCGCACCGGCCAGAAGTTTGATAACGACGTCACGGTCGGCTGGGTCTACTTCCTCAAGCTCCACCACCTCGTCGATGATAAGATCCACGCCCGCAGCACCGGCCCCTACAGCCTCGTCACGCAGCAGCCGCTCGGCGGCAAGGCGCAGTTCGGCGGCCAGCGCTTCGGCGAAATGGAAGTCTGGGCGCTCGAGGCCTACGGCGCGGCTTACACCCTGCAGGAGATCCTGACGGTGAAGTCCGACGACGTGACCGGCCGTGTGCGCACGTACGAAGCCATCGTCAAGGGCGAGAACATCCCGCAGCCGGGCGTGCCGGAGTCGTTCAAGGTGCTCATCAAGGAGCTGCAGTCCCTGTGCCTGGATGTGCGCATCCTCGACGAGAACGGCGACGAGATCGAGCTCAAGGACGACGAGGACGATTACATCCCGGGTATGCGCGATGAGATGTCCTACAAGTCCGACGATGATGAGATCACCGGCAGCGGCTTCACGATTGAGGACGTACCGGTCGAGGAAGATGACAGTCTCAGCGCGTTCGGCGATGCCGGCGACGATGACTACACGGACGATTCTGATAAGGAGGAGGAATAA
- the rpsL gene encoding 30S ribosomal protein S12: protein MPTFNQLVRKGREKVTYKSTSPAMQKGLNTLKNRETNLSAPQKRGVCTAVRTSTPKKPNSALRKIARVRLTNGYEVTAYIPGIGHNLQEHSVVMIRGGRVKDLPGVRYHIIRGTLDTQGVSGRMQARSKYGAKRPKAGKK, encoded by the coding sequence ATGCCTACTTTTAACCAGTTGGTGAGAAAGGGCAGAGAGAAAGTCACCTACAAGTCCACGTCTCCCGCCATGCAGAAGGGCCTCAACACCCTGAAGAACCGCGAGACCAATCTGAGCGCACCTCAGAAGAGAGGCGTCTGCACTGCCGTGCGTACCTCTACCCCCAAGAAGCCGAACTCCGCGCTTCGTAAGATCGCCCGTGTGCGTCTGACCAACGGCTACGAGGTAACCGCCTACATCCCGGGCATCGGTCACAACCTGCAGGAGCATAGCGTCGTTATGATCCGCGGCGGCCGTGTTAAGGATCTTCCTGGCGTTCGTTACCACATCATCCGCGGCACGCTCGATACGCAGGGCGTTTCCGGACGTATGCAGGCCCGTTCCAAGTACGGTGCCAAGCGGCCGAAGGCAGGAAAGAAGTAA
- the rpoC gene encoding DNA-directed RNA polymerase subunit beta' yields MSYTPFDAIQIGIASPEMILSWSSGEVKKPETINYRTLKPERDGLFCERIFGPTKDWECHCGKYKKIRYKGKICDRCGVEVTRAKVRRERMGHIELAAPVSHIWYFKGIPSRMGLILDLTPRVLEKVLYFGAYIVTDPGMTPLQRCQILSEKEYRDMREKYEDDFEAGMGAEAIKKLLQQIDCAKLSEQLRAELEEASGQKKAKIVKRLEVVEAFHRSGNRPEWMIIDILPVIPPELRPMVQLDGGRFATSDLNDLYRRVINRNNRLKRLMQLNAPDIIVRNEKRMLQEAVDALIDNGRRGRAVTGANSRALKSLSDMLKGKQGRFRQNLLGKRVDYSGRSVIVVGPDLKLYQCGVPKEMAIELFRPFVMKKLVEDGVANNIKSAKKMVDKQRTEVWDALEVVIKDHPVMLNRAPTLHRLGIQAFEPVLVEGRALKLHPLCCTAFNADFDGDQMAIHVPLSAEAQAEARILMLSANNLLRPQDGHPVTVPTQDMILGAYYLTYVRLGKAEKGAEQVFVTDAGDTDLPVNEIVDADDFVAAHKKAEAEGSKLPSYKPLKVYRDPNEAIMAYNYGDVGLHAPILVRVAREVNGETLHRTIETTVGRIIYNEPIPQDLGYVDRTDPEHMFDLEVSFKVGKKQLGKIIDRCIEKHGFTVATEVLDNVKALGYKYSTIGAITISIADMTVPEEKKTLISATEKKVIAIEKKYKRGFITEDERYRLAVSEWEKTTKDVTAALQNCLDEFNPIYMMADSGARGSMAQIRQLAGMRGLIANTAGKTIEIPIKANYREGLSVLEYFISSRGARKGLADTALRTADSGYLTRRLVDVSQEVIIREDDCGTTDGIMARAVFDKGQEVQSLGESIHGRYPAEPVVSPKTGEVLFDTDHMLMPDDAKTLEEHGIEEVKIRSVMTCEARNGVCAKCYGINLAIGQPVNIGEAVGVIAAQSIGEPGTQLTMRTFHTGGVAGDDITQGLPRVEELFEARKPKKMATLAEIPGVVSIEETKKTSIYAVTVTNPVDGETVTYNLPYSAGILVANGDTVTKGQPLSNGAYSPHDVLRICGVDACRQYIIQEVQKVYRQQGVDINDKHIEIIVRQMMRKVRIDDSGSTNLLSGAIVDLHEFRAANRAIAERIAAGETELTPATAEHVLMGITKASLATESFLSAASFQETTKVLTDAAIKGKIDHLVGLKENVIIGKLIPAGSGLACYRNFETNEEPAVPAEPEDDGVDLSDLANISNAL; encoded by the coding sequence ATGAGCTACACCCCGTTTGATGCAATTCAGATCGGCATTGCCTCCCCTGAAATGATCCTTTCCTGGTCCTCCGGCGAAGTGAAAAAGCCCGAGACCATCAACTACCGCACACTCAAGCCCGAGCGTGACGGCCTGTTCTGCGAGCGCATTTTCGGACCCACGAAGGACTGGGAGTGCCACTGCGGCAAGTATAAGAAGATCCGCTACAAGGGTAAGATCTGCGACCGCTGCGGCGTCGAAGTCACGCGCGCAAAGGTTCGCCGCGAGCGCATGGGCCATATCGAGCTGGCCGCGCCCGTGAGCCACATCTGGTACTTCAAGGGCATCCCGTCGCGCATGGGCCTGATCCTGGATCTGACCCCGCGCGTGCTGGAAAAGGTGCTGTATTTCGGTGCGTATATCGTCACCGACCCCGGCATGACGCCGCTGCAGCGCTGCCAGATCCTGTCCGAAAAAGAGTACCGCGACATGCGCGAGAAGTATGAGGACGATTTCGAGGCCGGCATGGGCGCCGAGGCCATCAAGAAGCTCCTGCAGCAGATCGACTGCGCCAAGCTCTCCGAGCAGCTGCGCGCCGAGCTCGAGGAGGCCAGCGGCCAGAAGAAGGCGAAGATCGTCAAGCGCCTGGAGGTCGTCGAGGCATTCCACCGCAGCGGCAACCGTCCGGAGTGGATGATCATTGACATTCTGCCGGTCATCCCGCCCGAGCTTCGCCCCATGGTCCAGCTCGACGGCGGCCGTTTTGCCACGTCCGACCTCAACGACCTGTATCGCCGCGTCATCAACCGCAACAACCGCCTCAAGCGCCTCATGCAGCTCAACGCGCCGGACATCATCGTCCGCAACGAGAAGCGCATGCTGCAGGAAGCTGTTGACGCCCTGATCGACAACGGCCGCCGCGGCCGTGCCGTCACCGGCGCCAACTCCCGCGCGCTCAAGTCCCTGTCGGATATGCTCAAGGGCAAGCAAGGCCGCTTCCGTCAGAACCTGCTCGGCAAGCGTGTCGACTACTCCGGCCGAAGCGTTATCGTCGTCGGCCCGGATCTGAAGCTCTATCAGTGCGGCGTGCCGAAGGAAATGGCCATCGAGCTCTTCCGCCCGTTCGTTATGAAAAAGCTCGTCGAGGACGGTGTTGCCAACAACATCAAGTCCGCCAAGAAGATGGTCGACAAACAGCGCACCGAGGTCTGGGACGCGCTCGAGGTCGTCATCAAGGATCATCCGGTCATGCTCAACCGCGCACCGACGCTCCACCGCCTGGGCATTCAGGCGTTCGAGCCCGTGCTGGTCGAGGGCCGTGCGCTCAAGCTGCACCCCCTGTGCTGCACCGCGTTTAACGCCGACTTCGACGGCGACCAGATGGCTATCCACGTCCCGCTGTCCGCGGAGGCACAGGCCGAGGCGCGCATCCTCATGCTCTCGGCAAACAACCTCCTCCGCCCGCAGGACGGCCACCCCGTCACCGTGCCGACGCAGGATATGATCCTCGGCGCATACTACCTGACCTACGTTCGCCTCGGCAAGGCCGAGAAGGGCGCCGAGCAGGTGTTCGTGACCGATGCCGGCGATACCGATCTGCCGGTCAATGAGATCGTCGACGCGGACGACTTTGTCGCCGCGCACAAGAAGGCCGAGGCTGAGGGCAGCAAGCTCCCGAGCTATAAGCCGCTCAAGGTCTACCGCGACCCGAATGAAGCTATCATGGCCTATAACTACGGCGATGTCGGCCTGCATGCGCCGATCCTGGTGCGCGTGGCGCGCGAGGTCAACGGCGAGACGCTGCACCGCACGATCGAGACGACCGTCGGCCGCATCATCTACAACGAGCCCATCCCGCAGGATCTCGGCTACGTCGACCGCACCGACCCCGAGCACATGTTCGACCTCGAGGTCAGCTTCAAGGTCGGTAAGAAGCAGCTCGGCAAGATCATCGACCGCTGCATCGAGAAGCACGGCTTCACCGTTGCGACCGAAGTGCTCGATAACGTCAAGGCGCTCGGCTACAAGTATTCCACCATCGGCGCCATCACGATCTCCATCGCGGACATGACCGTCCCGGAGGAGAAGAAAACGCTCATCTCCGCCACGGAGAAGAAGGTCATTGCGATCGAGAAGAAGTACAAGCGCGGCTTCATCACCGAGGACGAGCGCTACCGTCTGGCCGTGTCCGAGTGGGAAAAGACCACGAAGGACGTCACGGCGGCCCTGCAGAACTGCCTCGATGAGTTCAACCCCATCTATATGATGGCGGACTCCGGCGCCCGTGGTTCCATGGCGCAGATCCGTCAGCTCGCCGGTATGCGCGGCCTGATCGCAAACACCGCCGGCAAGACCATCGAGATCCCGATCAAGGCCAACTACCGTGAGGGCCTGTCCGTCCTCGAGTACTTCATCTCGTCCCGAGGCGCCCGTAAGGGCCTGGCCGATACCGCACTGCGTACTGCCGACTCCGGTTATCTGACCCGTCGTTTGGTCGATGTCTCGCAGGAAGTCATCATCCGCGAGGATGACTGCGGTACGACCGACGGCATCATGGCCCGCGCCGTGTTCGACAAGGGACAGGAAGTCCAGAGCCTCGGCGAGAGCATCCACGGCCGCTACCCGGCCGAGCCCGTCGTGTCGCCCAAGACCGGCGAGGTGCTGTTCGATACCGACCATATGCTCATGCCCGACGATGCCAAGACGCTCGAAGAGCACGGCATCGAGGAAGTCAAGATCCGCAGCGTCATGACCTGTGAGGCGCGCAACGGCGTCTGCGCCAAGTGCTACGGCATCAACCTGGCCATCGGCCAGCCGGTCAACATCGGCGAGGCGGTCGGCGTTATCGCCGCCCAGTCCATCGGCGAGCCGGGCACGCAGCTGACCATGCGTACGTTCCACACCGGCGGCGTTGCCGGCGACGATATCACGCAGGGCCTTCCGCGTGTTGAAGAGCTGTTCGAGGCGCGCAAGCCGAAGAAGATGGCCACCCTCGCCGAGATCCCCGGCGTCGTCAGCATCGAGGAGACGAAGAAGACCTCCATCTATGCGGTCACGGTCACGAACCCGGTCGACGGCGAGACCGTCACGTACAACCTGCCGTACTCCGCCGGCATTCTGGTCGCCAACGGCGACACGGTCACGAAGGGCCAGCCGCTTTCGAACGGCGCGTACAGCCCGCACGACGTGCTGCGTATCTGCGGCGTCGATGCCTGCCGGCAGTATATCATTCAGGAAGTCCAGAAGGTCTACCGTCAGCAGGGCGTTGACATCAACGATAAGCACATCGAGATCATCGTCCGCCAGATGATGCGCAAGGTCCGTATCGACGATTCCGGCAGCACGAACCTGCTGTCCGGCGCCATTGTGGATCTGCATGAGTTCCGCGCGGCCAACCGCGCGATCGCCGAGCGCATCGCGGCAGGGGAGACCGAGCTCACGCCCGCGACGGCTGAGCATGTCCTTATGGGCATCACGAAGGCGTCGCTCGCCACGGAGAGCTTCCTGTCGGCCGCGTCCTTCCAGGAAACCACGAAGGTGCTGACCGATGCCGCCATCAAGGGCAAGATCGACCACCTCGTCGGCCTGAAGGAGAACGTCATCATCGGCAAGCTCATTCCCGCCGGAAGCGGCCTTGCCTGCTACCGCAACTTCGAGACGAATGAGGAGCCGGCAGTCCCCGCGGAGCCGGAGGACGACGGCGTGGATCTGTCCGATCTCGCCAACATCTCCAACGCGCTTTAA
- the fusA gene encoding elongation factor G, which produces MPRQYSLENTRNIGIMAHIDAGKTTTTERILFYTGVNHKLGETHEGTATMDWMAQEQERGITITSAATTCFWKGNRINIIDTPGHVDFTVEVERSLRVLDGCVTVLCAKGGVEPQSETVWRQADHYNVPRMIYINKMDIMGANFYNVVDMVHERLRCNAVPIQLPIGSEADFRGIIDLLEMKADVYYDDLGKDMRVEEIPEDMRAEAEEYRTQLLEAVADFDDEIMEMYLEGEEIPTEMIKAAIRKATTQVKFVPIVCGTSYKNKGVQKLLDAIVDYMPSPLDIPPITGTVPKTDEVEHRSADDSEPFSALAFKIMTDPYVGRLAFFRVYSGTIEAGKSVLNSTKGQRERLGRILLMHANHREDITQVYSGDIAAAVGLKNTTTGDTLCDEKYPIVLESMEFPEPVIRVAIEPKTKAGQEKMDIALGKLAEEDPTFKAYTDEETGQTIIAGMGELHLEIIVDRLLREFRVEANVGRPQVSYKETITKAATVDTRYARQTGGKGQFAHVKLMVEPNEPGKGYEFINQITGGAIPKEFIPCVDQGIQGAMQAGVLAGYEVVDVKVTLLDGSYHEVDSSEMAFKICGSMAFKEACQKAGPTLLEPIMKVVVTAPESYMGDVMGDINARRGQIAGTDIRNGAAIVTANVPLASMFGYATDLRSKTQGRATYSMEPSHFVELPKSLQEKIIHGSN; this is translated from the coding sequence ATGCCCAGACAATATTCCCTTGAAAACACAAGAAACATTGGCATCATGGCGCACATCGACGCCGGTAAGACGACCACGACGGAACGCATTCTGTTCTACACGGGCGTCAACCACAAGCTCGGTGAGACCCATGAAGGCACCGCCACCATGGACTGGATGGCGCAGGAGCAGGAGCGCGGCATCACGATCACGAGCGCTGCGACCACTTGCTTCTGGAAGGGCAACCGCATCAATATCATCGACACCCCGGGCCACGTCGACTTCACCGTTGAGGTCGAGCGCAGCCTGCGCGTGCTTGATGGCTGCGTGACGGTCCTTTGTGCCAAGGGCGGCGTTGAGCCGCAGTCCGAGACGGTCTGGAGACAGGCTGACCATTACAATGTTCCCCGCATGATCTACATCAACAAGATGGATATCATGGGCGCAAATTTCTACAACGTTGTCGACATGGTGCACGAGCGCCTGCGCTGCAACGCTGTTCCGATTCAGCTGCCGATCGGCTCCGAGGCGGACTTCCGCGGCATCATCGACCTGCTCGAGATGAAGGCGGACGTCTACTACGACGATCTTGGCAAGGATATGCGCGTCGAGGAGATCCCCGAGGACATGCGCGCCGAGGCCGAAGAGTACCGCACGCAGCTCCTTGAGGCCGTCGCCGATTTCGACGACGAGATCATGGAGATGTATCTGGAAGGTGAGGAAATCCCCACCGAAATGATCAAGGCGGCCATCCGCAAGGCCACGACGCAGGTCAAGTTCGTCCCGATCGTGTGCGGCACGTCCTATAAGAACAAGGGCGTGCAGAAGCTGCTGGACGCCATCGTCGATTATATGCCGTCCCCGCTGGACATCCCGCCGATCACCGGCACGGTGCCCAAGACGGATGAGGTCGAGCACCGCTCCGCGGACGATTCCGAGCCGTTCTCTGCTCTGGCCTTCAAGATCATGACCGACCCCTACGTCGGCCGTCTGGCGTTCTTCCGTGTCTATTCCGGCACGATCGAAGCCGGCAAATCCGTCCTGAACTCCACCAAGGGCCAGCGCGAGCGTCTGGGCCGCATCCTTTTGATGCACGCCAACCACCGCGAGGATATCACGCAGGTCTATTCCGGTGATATTGCGGCGGCGGTCGGTCTCAAGAATACGACGACCGGCGACACGCTCTGCGACGAAAAGTACCCGATCGTGCTCGAGTCGATGGAGTTCCCGGAACCGGTCATCCGCGTAGCAATCGAGCCCAAGACCAAGGCCGGGCAGGAGAAGATGGACATCGCCCTCGGCAAGCTTGCCGAGGAAGACCCCACCTTCAAGGCCTACACGGACGAGGAAACGGGCCAGACCATCATCGCCGGCATGGGCGAGCTCCATCTGGAGATCATCGTCGATCGCCTTCTGCGTGAGTTCCGCGTCGAGGCGAATGTCGGCAGACCTCAGGTCTCTTACAAGGAGACCATCACCAAGGCCGCTACGGTGGACACGCGCTACGCGCGCCAGACCGGCGGCAAAGGCCAGTTTGCACACGTCAAGCTCATGGTGGAACCCAACGAGCCCGGCAAGGGTTACGAGTTCATCAACCAGATCACCGGCGGTGCGATCCCGAAAGAGTTTATCCCCTGTGTGGATCAGGGCATCCAGGGCGCGATGCAGGCCGGCGTGCTTGCGGGCTACGAGGTCGTGGACGTGAAAGTCACGCTGCTCGACGGCTCGTATCACGAGGTCGACTCGTCCGAGATGGCGTTTAAGATCTGCGGCAGCATGGCATTCAAGGAGGCCTGCCAGAAGGCCGGCCCGACGCTCCTCGAGCCCATTATGAAGGTCGTCGTTACGGCGCCGGAAAGCTATATGGGCGACGTCATGGGCGATATCAATGCCCGCCGCGGCCAGATCGCCGGCACGGACATCCGCAACGGTGCGGCGATCGTCACGGCGAACGTGCCCCTGGCATCCATGTTCGGCTATGCGACCGACCTGCGCAGCAAAACGCAGGGCCGCGCGACCTACAGCATGGAGCCCAGCCACTTCGTAGAGCTGCCGAAGTCTCTTCAGGAGAAGATCATCCACGGCAGCAACTGA